A genome region from Bradyrhizobium sp. WSM1417 includes the following:
- a CDS encoding ABC transporter permease gives MLAFTLRRAVQAIGVLFAVGIIAFSMFRFAGDPINQIVSLDTPAAERAAVRKSLGLDDPVPVQFVRYFADAAQFKFGVSYQFRQPVSTLLMERMPATLELAICATVFAMVSGILMGVYSALRRDTLLAKLFQAVSLIGISLPTFLIGILLIYLFAVTLGWLPSFGRGEVVKLGWWTTGLLTLSGLKALIMPSITLGLFQMTLIMRLVRAEMLEVLRTDYIRFARARGLTTRAIHFGHALKNTLIPVITVAGLQFGSVIAFSIITETVFQWPGMGLLFVQAVQNVDIPIMAAYLLMVSLIFVTINLVVDILYTVVDPRLRATVGRAT, from the coding sequence ATGCTCGCTTTCACTCTTCGCCGGGCCGTTCAGGCTATCGGCGTCTTGTTCGCCGTCGGCATCATCGCGTTCTCGATGTTCCGCTTCGCCGGCGACCCCATCAACCAGATCGTCTCGCTCGATACGCCGGCGGCCGAACGCGCCGCCGTGCGCAAGTCGCTGGGCCTCGATGATCCCGTGCCGGTGCAGTTCGTGCGCTATTTCGCCGATGCCGCGCAATTCAAGTTCGGCGTCTCCTATCAATTCCGCCAGCCGGTCTCGACGCTGTTGATGGAACGTATGCCCGCAACGCTGGAACTTGCGATCTGCGCGACCGTATTTGCAATGGTGTCCGGCATCCTGATGGGCGTCTATTCGGCGCTCAGGCGCGACACCCTGCTCGCCAAATTATTCCAGGCGGTTTCGCTGATCGGCATCTCGCTGCCGACTTTCCTGATCGGCATCCTTCTGATCTACCTGTTCGCGGTGACGTTGGGCTGGTTGCCCTCGTTCGGCCGCGGCGAGGTCGTCAAGCTCGGCTGGTGGACCACGGGCCTGCTCACATTGTCGGGCCTGAAGGCGCTGATCATGCCCTCGATCACGCTCGGCCTGTTCCAGATGACCCTGATCATGCGGCTGGTGCGCGCGGAGATGCTGGAAGTGCTTCGGACCGATTATATCCGCTTTGCCCGCGCCCGTGGGCTGACAACCCGTGCCATTCATTTCGGCCACGCACTGAAGAACACGCTGATTCCCGTGATCACGGTGGCCGGACTGCAGTTTGGCTCGGTTATTGCATTTTCGATCATCACCGAAACCGTGTTCCAATGGCCCGGCATGGGACTTCTGTTCGTGCAGGCCGTGCAAAACGTCGATATCCCGATTATGGCCGCCTACCTGCTGATGGTCTCACTGATTTTCGTCACCATCAATCTGGTGGTCGACATCCTCTACACCGTCGTCGATCCGCGCCTGCGCGCGACCGTCGGCCGCGCCACATAA
- a CDS encoding DUF6489 family protein — protein sequence MKVNIEIDCTPLEARQFIGLPDLAPMQTAVMDKLQQQVLSNIDKVSPESLIQSWFTFDPKLAERFQDMFVTMAGLGGTRSGDKKK from the coding sequence ATGAAGGTTAATATTGAAATCGACTGCACCCCCCTCGAAGCCCGTCAGTTCATCGGATTGCCCGATCTGGCACCGATGCAGACGGCGGTGATGGACAAGCTGCAGCAGCAGGTCTTGAGCAACATCGACAAGGTCTCGCCGGAGTCGCTGATCCAGAGCTGGTTCACCTTCGATCCCAAGCTTGCCGAGCGGTTTCAGGACATGTTCGTCACCATGGCCGGCCTCGGCGGCACGCGCAGCGGCGACAAGAAGAAATAA
- a CDS encoding gamma-glutamyltransferase family protein, whose product MATIVNPDPFTTRPEIEGTFGVVATTHWIATAIGMAILEKGGNAFDAGVATAFTLQVVEPHLNGPGGDVPIIVHDVKRGRTEVICGQGPAPARATIAHYKSEGLDMVPGTGLLAACVPGTFESWMMLLRDYGTMRVRDVLEPAISYARDGYPLVERACATIQTVEQLFRKHWPTSAAVYLPNGEVPTPGTLFTNKTLAATYARILSEAESGGGGRDAEIERARKAWSQGFVAEAIDKFCRTQDVMDVSGSPHRGVLSADDMARWQPTVEAPLTYDYGRYTVCKAGVWSQGPVTLQQLALLKGFALDGLDPTGPEFIHLQIECAKLAFADREKFYGDPEFSEIPIGTLLSDAYNNERRKLVTDKASLDLRPGAIEGFGGVVKLRRAEGQREAVGALGAGEPTVGRFGEVRGDTVHFDIIDKAGNMVSSTPSGGWLQSSPIIPELGFCLGSRAQMFDLEENQPSSLAPGKRPRTTLSPTMALRDGEPYLAWGSPGGDQQDQWITQFFLRHVHCNLNLQEAIDAPAWHSEHFPISFWPRTARPGVLVVENRVPKATIENLRERGHIVEVGPDWSEGRLTAASRVGPRRRAAANPRGMQGYAAGR is encoded by the coding sequence ATGGCCACCATCGTCAATCCCGATCCATTCACGACACGCCCCGAGATCGAAGGCACCTTCGGCGTCGTCGCGACCACGCACTGGATCGCGACCGCTATCGGCATGGCCATCCTGGAAAAGGGCGGCAACGCCTTTGACGCTGGCGTCGCCACCGCTTTCACGCTCCAGGTGGTCGAGCCGCATCTGAACGGCCCCGGCGGCGACGTTCCGATCATCGTGCACGACGTGAAGCGCGGCCGCACCGAGGTGATCTGCGGCCAGGGACCGGCACCAGCCCGCGCCACCATCGCGCACTACAAGAGCGAAGGCCTCGACATGGTGCCTGGCACCGGCCTGCTCGCGGCCTGCGTCCCCGGCACCTTCGAATCCTGGATGATGCTGCTGCGTGACTACGGCACGATGCGCGTGCGCGACGTGCTGGAGCCCGCGATCTCCTATGCGCGCGACGGCTATCCGCTGGTCGAGCGCGCCTGCGCCACGATCCAGACTGTCGAGCAATTATTCCGCAAGCACTGGCCCACATCAGCCGCCGTCTATCTCCCGAACGGCGAAGTGCCAACACCCGGCACGCTCTTTACCAACAAGACGCTTGCGGCGACCTACGCACGAATCCTGAGCGAAGCCGAAAGCGGCGGCGGCGGTCGCGACGCCGAGATCGAGCGCGCACGCAAGGCGTGGTCGCAGGGCTTCGTCGCGGAAGCCATCGACAAATTCTGCCGAACGCAGGACGTGATGGACGTCAGCGGCTCGCCGCATCGCGGCGTACTGTCGGCCGATGACATGGCGCGCTGGCAGCCGACGGTCGAGGCCCCACTCACCTACGATTATGGCCGCTACACCGTCTGCAAGGCCGGGGTCTGGAGCCAGGGTCCGGTGACGCTGCAGCAGCTCGCGCTGCTGAAGGGCTTTGCGCTCGATGGGCTCGACCCCACGGGGCCGGAATTCATCCATCTCCAGATCGAATGCGCCAAGCTCGCCTTCGCCGACCGCGAAAAATTCTACGGCGATCCCGAGTTCAGCGAGATCCCGATCGGAACGCTGCTGTCGGATGCCTACAACAACGAGCGCCGCAAGCTCGTCACCGACAAGGCCTCGCTCGATCTCCGGCCCGGTGCGATCGAGGGCTTTGGCGGCGTGGTCAAGCTGCGCCGCGCCGAGGGCCAGCGCGAGGCTGTCGGCGCGCTCGGCGCCGGTGAACCGACGGTGGGCCGCTTCGGCGAGGTGCGCGGCGACACCGTGCATTTCGACATCATCGACAAGGCCGGCAACATGGTGTCCTCGACGCCATCCGGCGGCTGGCTGCAATCCTCTCCGATCATTCCCGAGCTCGGCTTCTGCCTCGGCAGCCGCGCGCAGATGTTCGATCTGGAGGAGAACCAACCGAGTTCGCTCGCGCCCGGCAAGCGGCCGCGCACCACGCTGTCCCCCACCATGGCATTGCGGGACGGCGAGCCTTATCTCGCCTGGGGCTCGCCCGGCGGCGACCAGCAGGATCAGTGGATCACGCAGTTCTTCCTGCGACACGTCCATTGCAACCTCAATCTCCAGGAGGCGATCGACGCACCGGCCTGGCACTCCGAGCATTTCCCGATCTCGTTCTGGCCCCGCACCGCGCGCCCCGGCGTGCTCGTAGTCGAGAACCGCGTGCCGAAGGCGACGATCGAAAATCTTCGCGAACGCGGACATATCGTCGAGGTCGGACCGGATTGGTCGGAAGGCCGCCTCACCGCGGCCTCGCGCGTCGGTCCGCGTCGCCGCGCCGCCGCCAATCCGCGCGGCATGCAGGGTTACGCCGCAGGGCGCTAA
- a CDS encoding ABC transporter ATP-binding protein: MTDSILSVRNLQVEFASRRGTLRAIDGVSFDIAKGEVLGVVGESGAGKSVTGLAVIGLIDPPGRIAGGEIRLAGLRIDNFPAEELRRIRGKRIGMIFQDPLTSLNPLYRVGDQLIETIRTHLNLSETAARRRAIDLLAEVGIPAPEKRIDGYPHEFSGGMRQRVVIALAICAEPELIIADEPTTALDVSVQAQIISLIKRLGRDHGTAVMLVTHDMGVIAEASDRVAVMYAGRVAEIGPVQDVVRNPLHPYAKGLMGAIPTLAGDDKRLVQIPGSMPRLSAIPRGCSFNPRCAFAFDRCRVERPEPLPRGTQSVACHLYDSVPAESAA; encoded by the coding sequence ATGACCGACTCCATCCTCTCCGTACGCAATCTTCAGGTCGAGTTCGCCTCCCGCCGCGGCACCCTACGCGCCATCGATGGCGTCTCCTTCGACATCGCCAAGGGCGAGGTACTCGGCGTGGTCGGCGAATCCGGCGCCGGCAAGTCCGTCACGGGCTTGGCCGTGATCGGCCTGATCGATCCGCCCGGCCGCATCGCCGGCGGCGAGATTCGTCTTGCGGGCCTGCGCATCGACAATTTTCCGGCGGAGGAGCTGCGCCGTATCCGGGGAAAACGGATCGGCATGATCTTCCAGGATCCCCTGACATCGCTCAATCCGCTCTACCGCGTCGGCGATCAGCTGATCGAGACGATCAGAACTCATCTGAACCTGTCCGAGACCGCCGCGCGCCGCCGCGCCATCGACCTGCTCGCCGAAGTCGGAATCCCCGCACCCGAAAAGCGCATCGACGGCTATCCCCACGAATTCTCCGGTGGCATGCGCCAGCGCGTGGTCATTGCGCTCGCGATTTGTGCCGAGCCGGAGCTGATCATCGCGGACGAGCCGACCACCGCGCTCGACGTCTCCGTGCAGGCCCAGATCATCTCGCTGATCAAGCGGCTCGGACGCGACCACGGCACCGCCGTGATGCTGGTGACCCACGACATGGGCGTCATCGCGGAGGCATCCGACCGCGTCGCGGTGATGTATGCCGGCCGCGTCGCCGAGATCGGTCCGGTGCAGGACGTCGTCAGGAACCCGCTGCACCCTTATGCCAAGGGCCTAATGGGCGCGATCCCGACCCTTGCCGGCGACGACAAGCGCCTTGTGCAGATCCCCGGCTCCATGCCGCGCCTGTCGGCGATCCCGCGCGGCTGTTCGTTCAATCCGCGCTGCGCATTCGCATTCGACCGATGCCGCGTAGAGAGGCCAGAGCCGCTGCCGCGCGGCACGCAATCCGTCGCCTGCCACCTCTATGACAGCGTGCCGGCGGAGAGCGCGGCATGA
- a CDS encoding ABC transporter substrate-binding protein, with translation MSVGRSLFAATLASMLALAVSPASSQTLRYANQGDLKSLDPYSLNESTTHAHLGHVYQGLTARDKDLKIIPALAESWETPEPTRWRFHLRKGVKFHNGDPFTADDVLFSADRVRNKNSNMQTRLAPNVKVVKVDDYTVDFVLPSPNPILHSSWDVWYIMDKKWAEENKAVEPTPVSATSPSYASLHENGTGPFIIESHQPGVKTVFKANPDYWGKMEGNLKEIIFTPISSDATRVAALLSGEVDVIEPVPIQDISRVDASPNAQVLKAPELRTIFIGFDQTRDELLYSNIKGKNPFKDAKVREAFYKAIDIELIKTRVMRGLSTPSALMIAPELFVLSKEFTRPKFDPDGAKKLLVEAGYPEGFEVTMDCPNDRYVNDAAICQAVVGMLARIGVKINLLAQPKAQYFAKVLKQGGYQTSFYMLGWTPSTMDSHNVLYDIMGCRDDAKSSRGEANLGGYCNKEFDAITDKVLVETDTAKRNQLIKQAYEISIKDWAYIPLHQQALAWGVSKKVNLPQRADNLVMFHWATKKE, from the coding sequence ATGTCAGTCGGACGAAGTCTGTTTGCGGCGACGCTCGCCAGTATGCTTGCGTTGGCGGTCTCGCCGGCGTCGAGCCAGACGCTGCGCTATGCCAACCAAGGCGACCTGAAGTCGCTTGATCCTTACTCGCTGAACGAGTCCACCACCCACGCTCATCTCGGTCACGTCTATCAGGGCCTCACCGCGCGCGACAAGGACCTGAAGATCATCCCGGCGCTGGCTGAGAGCTGGGAGACACCGGAGCCGACCCGCTGGCGCTTCCATTTGCGCAAGGGCGTCAAATTCCACAACGGCGACCCCTTCACCGCCGACGACGTGCTGTTCTCCGCCGACCGTGTCCGCAACAAGAACTCGAACATGCAGACCCGCCTGGCGCCCAACGTCAAGGTCGTCAAGGTCGACGACTACACCGTCGATTTCGTCCTTCCCTCGCCCAATCCCATCCTGCATTCGTCGTGGGATGTCTGGTACATCATGGACAAGAAATGGGCTGAGGAGAACAAAGCGGTCGAGCCGACGCCGGTATCCGCGACGTCTCCGAGCTATGCCTCGCTTCACGAGAACGGCACCGGTCCCTTCATCATCGAGAGCCATCAGCCCGGTGTGAAGACCGTGTTCAAGGCCAACCCCGACTACTGGGGCAAGATGGAAGGTAACCTGAAGGAGATCATCTTCACCCCGATCTCGTCCGATGCCACCCGCGTCGCCGCGCTGCTCTCGGGTGAAGTGGACGTGATCGAGCCGGTGCCGATCCAGGACATCTCCCGCGTCGATGCGAGCCCGAATGCCCAGGTGCTGAAGGCCCCTGAGTTGCGCACCATCTTCATCGGATTCGATCAGACGCGTGACGAGCTGCTCTACTCCAACATCAAGGGCAAGAACCCGTTCAAGGACGCCAAGGTCCGCGAAGCCTTCTACAAAGCGATCGACATCGAGCTGATCAAGACGCGGGTGATGCGCGGGCTGTCGACGCCCTCGGCGCTGATGATCGCTCCGGAATTGTTCGTGCTGTCCAAGGAGTTCACCCGGCCGAAGTTCGATCCAGATGGTGCCAAGAAGCTCCTGGTGGAGGCCGGGTACCCCGAAGGCTTCGAGGTCACCATGGATTGCCCGAACGATCGGTACGTCAACGACGCCGCGATCTGCCAGGCCGTCGTGGGCATGCTTGCCCGCATCGGCGTCAAGATCAATCTGCTGGCGCAGCCCAAGGCGCAATACTTCGCCAAGGTGTTGAAGCAGGGCGGCTATCAGACCTCGTTCTACATGCTGGGCTGGACGCCGAGCACGATGGACTCCCATAACGTGCTCTACGACATCATGGGGTGCCGTGACGACGCGAAATCCTCGCGGGGCGAAGCCAATCTCGGCGGCTATTGCAACAAGGAATTCGACGCCATCACCGACAAGGTGCTGGTCGAAACCGACACGGCCAAGCGCAATCAGCTGATCAAGCAGGCGTATGAGATCAGCATCAAGGACTGGGCTTATATTCCGCTGCACCAGCAGGCGCTGGCCTGGGGCGTATCGAAAAAGGTCAACCTGCCGCAGCGCGCCGACAATCTGGTCATGTTCCACTGGGCGACCAAGAAGGAATAG
- a CDS encoding DUF1028 domain-containing protein, whose translation MTWSIIARDSATGQFGIAVATRFFAVGARVPYIAAGLGAIATQAFVNPYYGIDGVKLLRQGLNAHDALAALLATDDGRESRQIHIMDASGAIAAHTGRDCIDWCGHIAGSGFSIAGNMLAGADVLDETAKTYIANDSLPFPRRLLAAMRAGEAAGGDKRGKQSAALLIHGEEEWPTLDIRADDHPDPLGELERLERVSHELWVHFRASMPTRQNPAGNTDRSVIDASIAAARAKRS comes from the coding sequence ATGACCTGGTCGATCATCGCGCGCGATTCTGCTACCGGCCAGTTCGGCATCGCCGTAGCCACGCGCTTCTTCGCCGTTGGCGCGCGAGTGCCCTACATCGCTGCGGGCCTTGGCGCCATCGCGACGCAGGCCTTCGTCAATCCTTATTACGGCATCGACGGCGTCAAGCTGCTGCGTCAGGGTCTCAACGCGCACGACGCGCTGGCCGCCCTGCTCGCGACCGACGATGGCCGCGAGAGCCGCCAGATCCACATCATGGACGCCAGTGGCGCGATTGCCGCGCATACTGGGCGCGACTGCATCGATTGGTGCGGACACATCGCAGGCAGCGGCTTCTCGATCGCCGGCAACATGCTCGCGGGCGCCGATGTGCTCGACGAGACCGCAAAGACCTATATCGCCAATGACAGCCTGCCGTTCCCGCGCCGCCTGCTCGCCGCGATGCGCGCGGGCGAAGCCGCCGGCGGCGACAAGCGCGGCAAGCAGTCCGCCGCGCTCCTGATCCACGGCGAGGAGGAATGGCCGACGCTGGACATCCGCGCCGACGATCATCCCGATCCGCTCGGCGAGCTCGAGCGGCTCGAGCGCGTCAGCCATGAGCTCTGGGTCCACTTCCGCGCTTCCATGCCGACGCGGCAGAACCCGGCCGGCAACACCGATCGCAGCGTCATCGACGCTAGCATTGCCGCAGCGCGCGCAAAACGCTCATGA
- a CDS encoding ABC transporter ATP-binding protein, whose protein sequence is MNPSPLIEISDLRIRFHGDDGRVTHAVDGVDLSVANGATLGLVGESGCGKSVTSLAIMGLLPKQSAEISGAIRFDGFDLLKTSDQTLRDLRGNRLAMIFQEPMTSLNPSFTIGDQIVETILRHRGGSRRSARERAIDLLRRVHIPSPERRIDEYPHKLSGGMRQRVMIAMALACDPRLLIADEPTTALDVTLQAQILELMRELKAASGAAIILITHDLGVVAEVCDEVAVMYAGEIVERAAVDELFSAPQHPYTVGLLGSIPRLDHRAEQLATIEGMVPNMMQPPAGCRFAARCPFVLDACTKTPPPLVEVSPGHLSRCLRAPLERLVS, encoded by the coding sequence ATGAACCCGAGCCCCCTCATCGAGATCAGCGATCTGCGTATTCGTTTTCACGGCGACGACGGCCGCGTCACCCATGCGGTCGACGGCGTCGATCTCAGCGTTGCCAATGGCGCGACGCTCGGCCTCGTCGGCGAATCCGGCTGCGGCAAGAGCGTGACGTCGCTGGCGATCATGGGCCTGCTGCCGAAGCAGAGCGCGGAGATCTCCGGCGCGATCCGCTTCGACGGTTTCGACCTGCTTAAGACGTCGGACCAGACCCTGCGCGACCTTCGCGGCAACCGGCTCGCGATGATCTTTCAGGAGCCGATGACCTCGCTCAATCCGAGCTTCACCATCGGCGACCAGATCGTCGAGACGATTTTGCGCCACCGCGGCGGCTCGCGCAGGAGTGCGCGCGAGCGGGCGATCGATCTGCTGCGTCGCGTCCACATCCCGTCGCCCGAGCGGCGGATCGACGAATATCCGCACAAGCTCTCCGGCGGCATGCGCCAGCGCGTCATGATCGCGATGGCGCTCGCCTGCGACCCGCGGCTGCTGATCGCGGACGAGCCGACCACTGCCCTCGATGTCACCCTGCAGGCGCAGATCCTGGAGCTGATGCGCGAGTTGAAGGCGGCGAGCGGCGCCGCCATCATCCTGATCACCCATGATCTCGGCGTGGTCGCCGAAGTCTGCGACGAGGTCGCGGTAATGTATGCCGGCGAGATCGTCGAGCGCGCGGCGGTGGACGAGCTGTTCTCGGCGCCGCAACATCCCTACACCGTCGGCCTGCTCGGCTCGATCCCGCGGCTCGACCATCGCGCCGAACAGCTCGCCACGATCGAGGGCATGGTTCCGAACATGATGCAGCCGCCCGCAGGATGCCGCTTCGCCGCGCGCTGCCCCTTCGTGCTGGACGCCTGCACCAAGACGCCGCCGCCGCTGGTCGAAGTCAGCCCCGGCCACCTCTCGCGCTGCCTCCGCGCGCCGCTCGAACGTCTGGTGTCGTGA
- a CDS encoding ABC transporter permease: MSEVVASNPDKPSTLPTHAARGWFSRALDSDVFYSFRRSKLTMVAATITVLFFLLAIFASALAVQDPFDPAQLQLMNSRISPLWTAEGQSPFLLGTDEQGRDVFSAILYGLRISLAVGVAGVIFAGALGIALGLVAGYFGGAVDGVIMRIADVQLTFPAILIALLVNGIAKSILGNRLDATSMLIVLVISIGLSFWVGYARTVRGSVMVEKNKDYVAAAQLIGLPAPKIMFRHVLPNTMGPILVIATINLALAIITEATLSFLGVGLPDTMPSLGTLIRIGNNYLFAGEWWIVAFPGIALAALILSINLLGDWLRDALNPKLR; encoded by the coding sequence ATGTCCGAAGTGGTCGCCTCCAATCCCGACAAGCCGAGCACGCTGCCGACGCATGCCGCCCGCGGCTGGTTCAGCCGCGCACTCGACAGCGACGTCTTCTATTCGTTTCGCCGATCCAAGCTGACCATGGTGGCGGCAACCATTACGGTGCTGTTCTTCCTGCTTGCGATCTTTGCCTCCGCGCTCGCGGTGCAGGACCCTTTCGATCCAGCACAGCTCCAATTGATGAATTCCAGGATCTCACCGCTGTGGACTGCTGAGGGGCAGAGCCCGTTCCTGCTCGGCACCGACGAGCAGGGCCGCGACGTGTTCTCCGCCATTCTCTACGGGCTGCGCATCTCGCTCGCTGTCGGCGTGGCGGGGGTGATCTTCGCGGGCGCGCTCGGCATCGCGCTTGGCCTGGTCGCCGGCTATTTCGGCGGCGCGGTGGACGGCGTGATCATGCGGATTGCAGACGTGCAACTCACTTTCCCCGCTATTCTGATCGCGCTGCTGGTCAACGGCATCGCGAAATCGATCCTCGGCAACCGGCTGGATGCAACCAGCATGCTGATCGTGCTGGTGATCTCGATCGGCCTGAGTTTCTGGGTTGGGTATGCCCGGACGGTACGCGGCTCCGTGATGGTCGAGAAGAACAAGGACTACGTGGCCGCCGCGCAACTGATCGGCCTTCCCGCACCAAAGATCATGTTCCGCCACGTGCTGCCAAACACAATGGGTCCGATCCTGGTCATCGCCACGATCAACCTCGCGCTCGCGATCATCACCGAGGCGACGCTGTCCTTCCTTGGCGTCGGCCTGCCCGACACAATGCCCTCGCTCGGCACATTGATTCGCATCGGCAACAACTACCTGTTCGCGGGCGAATGGTGGATTGTGGCCTTTCCCGGTATCGCGCTCGCTGCCTTGATCCTGTCGATCAACCTGCTCGGCGACTGGCTGCGCGACGCGCTCAACCCGAAGCTCCGATGA
- a CDS encoding ABC transporter ATP-binding protein, whose translation MALLEVDGLVKHFVAERSLFGRALAHVKAVDGVSFSLDAGKTLALVGESGCGKSTVSRLVLRLIEPDAGQIRFEGRDLLSLDAGALRAFRREAQIIFQDPYASLNPRMTVGQILTEPLALHNLVPPARRRERVEEILRLVGLEARLARRYPHEFSGGQRQRIAIARALAVEPKLIICDEPVSALDVSIRSQILNLLRELQDRLGLAYIFVSHDLAVVKHIADHVAVMNLGQIVETAAADALFAAPRHPYSRALLSAIPVPKPRAKRSRIVLQGEIPSALNPPPGCRFHTRCPYVVDRCRSEMPQLVPDGIGHATACHRASELPSSEAIVPTDGGFSPVLEKLVAAFSGGPEAVRGSGVSSLGTNPA comes from the coding sequence ATGGCGCTGCTCGAGGTCGATGGCCTGGTCAAGCATTTCGTCGCCGAGCGTTCGCTGTTCGGCCGGGCGCTGGCGCATGTCAAAGCCGTTGATGGCGTTTCCTTTTCGCTCGATGCCGGCAAGACGCTGGCGCTGGTCGGTGAATCCGGCTGTGGCAAATCCACCGTCAGCCGGCTGGTGCTGCGGCTGATCGAGCCGGATGCAGGCCAAATCCGGTTCGAAGGCCGCGATCTGCTCTCGCTCGACGCCGGCGCGCTGCGCGCCTTTCGCCGCGAGGCCCAGATCATCTTCCAGGACCCCTACGCCTCGCTCAATCCGCGCATGACCGTCGGCCAGATCCTGACCGAGCCGCTGGCGCTGCACAATCTGGTGCCGCCCGCCCGGCGGCGCGAACGGGTCGAGGAGATCCTGCGGCTGGTCGGGCTGGAGGCGCGGCTGGCGCGGCGTTACCCGCACGAATTCTCCGGCGGCCAGCGCCAGCGCATCGCCATCGCCCGCGCACTCGCGGTCGAGCCGAAACTGATCATCTGCGATGAGCCGGTCTCGGCGCTCGACGTCTCGATCCGCTCGCAGATCCTCAATCTGCTGCGCGAGCTCCAGGACCGGCTTGGGCTGGCCTACATTTTCGTCTCGCACGACCTCGCGGTGGTCAAGCACATCGCCGACCACGTGGCGGTGATGAATCTCGGCCAGATCGTCGAAACGGCGGCGGCGGATGCACTGTTTGCGGCACCCCGCCATCCCTATAGCCGGGCCCTGCTGTCCGCGATTCCCGTGCCTAAACCGCGGGCAAAGCGCAGCCGGATTGTGCTGCAGGGAGAGATCCCCAGCGCGCTCAATCCGCCGCCGGGATGCCGCTTCCACACCCGCTGCCCTTACGTGGTCGACCGTTGCCGCAGCGAAATGCCTCAGCTCGTGCCGGATGGCATCGGACATGCAACGGCATGCCACCGGGCCTCGGAACTGCCGTCGTCCGAGGCGATCGTCCCAACGGACGGCGGCTTCTCCCCGGTTCTCGAAAAATTGGTCGCCGCCTTCAGCGGCGGCCCGGAAGCAGTCCGCGGCAGCGGGGTTAGTTCATTGGGGACGAACCCGGCATAG
- a CDS encoding ABC transporter ATP-binding protein, whose product MSTSFVQATNLRRVFDVSKPWLNRVLEGGHLEYLKAVDGVTFDIRKGETFALVGESGSGKTTVARMVVGLLPPSSGDVLIDGVSMTDPRQAPARRKLRRRIQMIFQDPYASLNPRFRVDAIISEPIRAFDLIEGERDIQARVGELLSLVGLHPDDRLKFPHEFSGGQRQRIAIARALASDAEFIVCDEPTSALDVSVQAQILNLMRDLQDKFGLTYMFISHNLAVVRHMASRVGVMYLGRIVEIAEGRELFARPRMPYTKMLLGAVPDLAMSGRQRIPVKGEIPNPINPPPGCAFNPRCPLAFDLCRKEAPELIDGVACHAVNAEPVPA is encoded by the coding sequence ATGAGCACTTCCTTCGTCCAGGCCACAAATCTGCGGCGCGTCTTCGACGTTTCGAAACCCTGGCTCAACCGCGTGCTCGAGGGCGGCCATCTCGAATATCTCAAAGCTGTCGACGGCGTCACCTTCGACATCAGGAAGGGCGAGACTTTTGCGCTGGTCGGAGAATCCGGCTCGGGCAAGACCACGGTCGCGCGGATGGTCGTCGGCCTGCTGCCGCCGAGCTCCGGCGACGTCCTGATCGACGGCGTCTCGATGACCGACCCACGGCAGGCACCGGCACGCCGAAAGCTGCGCCGCCGCATCCAGATGATCTTCCAGGATCCCTATGCGAGCCTGAACCCACGCTTCCGGGTCGACGCCATCATCTCCGAGCCGATCCGCGCTTTCGACCTGATCGAGGGCGAGCGCGACATCCAGGCGCGCGTCGGCGAACTTCTCAGCCTTGTCGGCCTGCATCCAGACGACAGGTTGAAATTTCCGCACGAATTCTCGGGCGGCCAGCGTCAGCGCATCGCGATCGCTCGCGCGCTCGCCTCCGACGCAGAGTTCATTGTTTGCGACGAGCCGACCTCCGCGCTCGACGTCTCCGTGCAGGCGCAAATCCTGAACCTGATGCGCGACCTCCAGGACAAGTTCGGCCTGACCTACATGTTCATCAGCCACAACCTCGCCGTGGTCCGCCACATGGCGAGCCGCGTCGGCGTGATGTATCTCGGCCGCATCGTCGAGATCGCGGAAGGACGTGAGCTGTTTGCTCGTCCTCGCATGCCCTACACCAAGATGCTGCTCGGCGCCGTGCCCGATCTTGCCATGAGCGGCCGCCAGCGTATCCCCGTGAAAGGCGAGATCCCGAACCCGATCAATCCGCCGCCTGGGTGCGCCTTCAATCCGCGCTGCCCGCTGGCGTTCGATCTCTGCCGCAAGGAAGCACCTGAATTGATCGACGGCGTCGCCTGCCATGCGGTCAACGCCGAGCCGGTACCGGCGTGA